In the Telopea speciosissima isolate NSW1024214 ecotype Mountain lineage chromosome 2, Tspe_v1, whole genome shotgun sequence genome, one interval contains:
- the LOC122650945 gene encoding UPF0481 protein At3g47200-like, which translates to MAHVIGTERRHKKCEDLNLISTASDTVSGLVDSIQKELKELPSLPSNCSIYRVPKPLRKIKPGAYRPRMVSIGPFHRYKKHLQPMEAHKLRYLNDLLSRKSQPNLGDYVKAVTKLEYRARQCYSEIIQLKSEDEFVKMMLIDGCFILELILRTNNPHEPRRRDDLILNATWMSQVIKSDLILLENQLPFFVLESLYKRFTGNSNSSGLDTLISRFFQDFVPQPQSITPESSQFRRISEVAKNVLISVTRWPSMKKNQGEVVDPLLKVEAASTIKDKETPAAEEPEEENSKAKHLLDFVRDLLLQSFSAKPENRGKFALTRSATQLNEASVEFVKLPKTCLLNITFSKGVLKIPTMRIEDWTEPLLRNLIAFEQSHDDYSHEITDYAAFIDGLVNSPKDVELLEKKGIIESLLGEPEEVAALFNSLLKEVSPTIMDGNYYFSSICHELEEHYKIPRHKWKASLMRNYCNTPWAFISFLAAVFLLILTVVQTICSILQVTISSQPYM; encoded by the coding sequence ATGGCTCATGTTATTGGCACTGAAAGGAGACACAAAAAATGTGAAGATCTCAATCTTATCAGTACAGCTAGTGATACAGTTAGTGGATTGGTGGATTCCATCCAGAAAGAACTCAAAGAGTTGCCTTCCTTGCCATCCAATTGCAGCATCTACCGAGTACCCAAGCCGCTGCGCAAAATAAAACCTGGAGCCTACAGACCTCGCATGGTCTCCATAGGACCTTTTCACCGCTACAAGAAACATTTACAGCCCATGGAAGCACATAAGTTGCGGTATCTAAATGATCTTCTAAGCCGGAAATCTCAACCAAACTTGGGTGATTATGTTAAGGCTGTGACAAAATTGGAATACAGAGCTCGTCAATGTTACTCGGAAATCATCCAACTCAAATCTGAAGACGAATTTGTGAAAATGATGCTAATTGATGGCTGCTTCATACTAGAACTCATACTTAGGACTAATAATCCACATGAGCCCAGACGCCGTGATGATCTGATATTGAATGCAACATGGATGTCTCAGGTTATAAAGAGCGACCTGATTCTACTAGAAAATCAACTTCCCTTCTTTGTTCTTGAGAGTCTATACAAACGATTCACTGGGAATTCCAATTCTAGTGGACTAGATACACTCATCTCCAGATTCTTTCAAGATTTTGTGCCACAACCCCAAAGCATTACCCCTGAAAGTTCTCAATTTCGACGTATATCTGAAGTAGCGAagaatgtccttatctctgtcACAAGGTGGCCTTCGATGAAGAAAAATCAAGGAGAGGTAGTTGATCCGTTACTCAAGGTGGAGGCAGCCTCCACAATCAAAGATAAAGAAACTCCAGCAGCGGAAGAACCCGAAGAAGAAAACTCCAAAGCAAAGCACTTGCTTGATTTTGTACGAGATTTGCTCCTCCAATCATTCTCAGCGAAGCCAGAGAATCGAGGAAAATTTGCCCTCACACGTAGCGCAACACAACTCAATGAGGCCAGTGTTGAATTTGTGAAACTGCCAAAGACATGTTTGTTGAACATAACATTCAGCAAAGGagttttgaaaattccaacCATGAGAATTGAAGACTGGACAGAGCCTCTGCTTCGAAACCTCATCGCCTTTGAGCAGTCTCATGATGACTATTCTCATGAGATCACAGATTATGCTGCCTTTATCGATGGCCTCGTCAACTCTCCCAAGGATGTCGAGTTGCTTGAGAAGAAGGGAATCATTGAGAGCTTGCTTGGTGAACCAGAAGAGGTGGCTGCCTTATTTAACAGTCTTCTCAAAGAGGTTTCTCCTACTATAATGGATGGTAATTATTACTTCTCTAGTATTTGCCATGAATTGGAGGAACATTACAAGATCCCAAGGCACAAATGGAAGGCAAGTTTGATGCGCAACTATTGTAACACTCCATGGGCATTCATTTCATTCCTTGCTGCAGTATTTCTCCTCATCTTGACAGTGGTTCAGACCATTTGTTCCATCCTACAAGTGACAATATCAAGTCAGCCATATATGTGA
- the LOC122650010 gene encoding class V chitinase-like: MGFINTYRNSKSHQLKQSYHLCPEPMALQNLIFLFFSLLIAQFPSSTAQNVVKATYWFPDSGISASDINSSLFTHIFCAFADLNPQTNEVTISSNNQNSFSTFTSTVQQKSPSIKTLLSIGGGNSNASDFAAMASQASSRKTFIDSSISIARSYGFYGLDLDWESPRNDLEMSNMGLLLDEWRTAVNNESSDSPLLLTAAVYYSSVLDSVSFPVDSIGNDLDWINIMAYDYYMPSWSNLTGAHALLYDQPDRVSTSSGVDSWTGAGLSTAQMVLGMPYYGYAWKLVDLANHGIGAPATGPALSESGAVRYVDIKTFIQNNGATSVYNATVVANYCYSGTTWIGFDDVESIRAKVSYAKEKGLLGYFTWHVANDDNWVLSEEAYSGWT, translated from the exons ATGGGGTTTATAAATACTTACCGAAACTCCAAGTCTCATCAATTAAAACAGAGCTACCACCTCTGCCCAGAACCAATGGCCTTACAAAACCtaatctttctcttcttttctcttctcatcGCGCAGTTTCCTTCTTCCACAGCTCAAAATGTGGTTAAAGCCACTTACTGGTTCCCTGATAGTGGAATCTCAGCCTCTGACATCAACTCTTCTCTGTTCACTCACATCTTCTGCGCTTTCGCCGATCTCAACCCTCAAACGAATGAGGTCACCATCTCCAGCAACAACCAAAATTCTTTCTCCACCTTCACCAGCACAGTTCAACAAAAGAGCCCATCAATCAAGACACTCTTATCAATCGGTGGCGGAAACTCAAACGCCAGCGATTTTGCTGCCATGGCAAGCCAAGCTTCTTCACGGAAGACCTTCATCGATTCCTCCATTAGTATCGCCAGATCCTATGGATTCTATGGCCTCGACCTCGATTGGGAATCGCCTCGAAACGATTTAGAGATGTCTAACATGGGCTTGCTCTTAGATGAGTGGAGAACCGCCGTGAACAACGAGTCGAGTGACTCGCCCCTACTGTTGACCGCTGCGGTTTACTACTCCTCGGTCCTGGACTCAGTGAGTTTCCCAGTTGACTCAATCGGAAATGACTTGGATTGGATCAACATTATGGCTTACGATTATTACATGCCATCTTGGTCAAACCTGACCGGTGCTCACGCGCTTCTATACGACCAGCCGGACCGAGTCAGCACAAGTTCGGGGGTTGATTCCTGGACCGGGGCTGGTTTGTCAACAGCGCAGATGGTCTTGGGAATGCCTTACTATGGCTATGCATGGAAACTGGTTGACCTGGCGAACCATGGTATAGGTGCACCGGCAACCGGACCGGCGCTTTCTGAATCCGGTGCTGTGCGTTATGTGGACATCAAGACATTCATTCAGAATAATGGAGCCACGTCAGTGTACAACGCGACCGTTGTAGCCAATTACTGCTATTCTGGAACCACGTGGATTGGTTTTGATGACGTGGAGTCAATTAGGGCAAAGGTTTCATATGCTAAGGAGAAAGGACTGTTAGGGTATTTCACTTGGCATGTTGCCAATGACGACAATTGGGTACTTTCTGAAGAAG CTTATTCAGGGTGGACCTAA
- the LOC122650944 gene encoding UPF0481 protein At3g47200-like, with translation MAHVTYTGRGHNNSADLELITSASDDTVGEDTSMEGYSNSGKANRDAVSLLMESIQKDLKDVPTLSPNCSIFRVHTPVRKVKPEAYTPRMVSIGPFHRSDKQLQPMEAQKLRYLNDFLSRESQATLGDYVKAMTELEDRARRCYSEIIQVKSENEFVKMMLIDGCFILELILRTNYEPIRREDPILNATWVSHIIKCDLILLENQLPFFVLERLYNLNTGNSQYSNSPIGTLISNFFQDFLPHEGSPQPQSNNISGRSRLRCFSEVPKNVFDFIISVVTIRRLVKKDQVEGVVKPLLEEEEATIKDEDTPAAVEEPKHLLDSVRDLLLKSFSGTQMSPGAFRRTHSATELKEASVKFEREPNTCLFNITFTNGVLKIPTMKIEDWTESLLRNLIAFEQYRDGNNYITDYAAFIDGLINSPKDVELLEKKGIIESLLGEPKEVAALFNGLLKEVTIMIDQYYFSSVCHDLDKYYKIPKHKWKASLMRDYCNTPWAFISFLAALFLLILTVVQTIFSILQVTM, from the coding sequence ATGGCTCATGTTACTTACACTGGCAGGGGACACAACAACTCTGCAGATCTAGAGCTTATCACTTCAGCTAGTGATGATACTGTAGGAGAAGACACAAGCATGGAAGGATATAGTAACAGTGGGAAAGCAAATAGAGATGCAGTTAGTTTATTGATGGAATCCATCCAGAAAGACCTTAAAGATGTGCCAACCTTGTCTCCCAATTGCAGCATATTCCGAGTTCACACGCCAGTGCGCAAAGTAAAACCTGAAGCTTACACACCTCGCATGGTTTCAATCGGCCCTTTTCACCGCTCTGACAAACAATTACAGCCCATGGAAGCACAAAAGTTGCGGTATCTAAATGATTTTCTCAGCCGGGAATCTCAGGCAACTTTGGGCGATTATGTTAAGGCTATGACAGAGTTGGAAGATAGAGCTCGGAGATGTTACTCGGAAATCATCCAAGTCAAATCTGAAAATGAATTTGTGAAAATGATGCTAATTGATGGCTGTTTCATACTTGAACTCATCCTTAGGACTAATTATGAGCCCATACGCCGTGAGGATCCGATATTGAATGCGACATGGGTGTCTCACATTATAAAATGCGACCTGATTCTGCTTGAAAATCAACTTCCCTTCTTTGTTCTTGAGCGTCTATACAATCTAAACACAGGGAATTCTCAATATTCCAATAGTCCAATTGGTACACTCATCTCCAATTTCTTCCAAGATTTTTTGCCACATGAAGGCTCACCACAACCCCAAAGCAATAATATCTCCGGAAGATCTCGATTACGATGCTTTTCTGAAGTACCAAAGAATGTCTTTGATTTTATCATCTCTGTTGTCACAATTAGGAGGTTGGTAAAGAAAGATCAGGTAGAGGGAGTAGTCAAACCGTTACTCGAGGAGGAGGAAGCCACAATCAAAGATGAAGACACTCCAGCAGCAGTAGAAGAACCAAAGCATTTGCTAGATTCTGTACGAGATTTGCTCCTCAAATCATTCTCAGGGACGCAAATGAGTCCTGGAGCATTTAGGCGCACTCATAGTGCAACAGAGCTCAAGGAGGCCAGTGTCAAGTTTGAGAGGGAGCCCAATACATGCTTGTTTAACATAACATTCACCAATGGAGTGTTGAAAATTCCAACTATGAAAATTGAGGATTGGACGGAATCTTTACTTAGAAACCTCATCGCCTTTGAGCAATATCGTGATGGTAATAATTACATCACAGATTATGCTGCCTTCATCGATGGCCTCATCAACTCTCCCAAGGATGTCGAGTTACTTGAGAAAAAGGGAATTATTGAGAGCTTGCTTGGTGAACCAAAAGAGGTGGCTGCCTTATTTAACGGTCTTCTCAAAGAGGTTACTATAATGATAGATCAGTATTACTTCTCCAGTGTTTGCCATGATTTGGACAAATATTATAAGATCCCAAAGCACAAATGGAAGGCAAGTTTGATGCGTGACTATTGTAACACTCCATGGGCATTCATTTCATTCCTTGCTGCATTATTTCTCCTCATCTTGACCGTGGTACAGACCATTTTTTCCATCCTACAAGTCACAATGTGA
- the LOC122649989 gene encoding zinc finger protein 1-like: MEESDFPSSPPMEPQKITEPCHSESSSIISLNSEEKQREKRVNEVKDKQVAEENNSDLLLDLSLSSNHTDHGQKAELNLIDCFNMGSSQNSPDQSPQGGEAEPRVFSCNYCQRKFYSSQALGGHQNAHKRERTLAKRGQRLGAAAAAFGHSPCHRYSSLASLPLHGSFNRSLGIQVHSMIHKPSYYPTSSGSPGHLYGHHGWSRPPIDQQPAIGRLAVEDYHVGQAAGPSSRSAAARFDAVRMSAPTADEGIGGYWWAGSGRLKTNQEESQKLDLSLKL, from the coding sequence ATGGAGGAGAGTGACTTCCCATCATCTCCTCCTATGGAACCACAGAAGATAACAGAGCCATGTCACTCTGAATCCTCAAGCATCATATCTCTAAACTCTGAGGAAaagcaaagagaaaagagagtaaATGAAGTAAAAGACAAACAGGTAGCAGAGGAGAACAATagtgatctcttattagatcttAGTCTCTCTAGCAACCATACAGATCATGGGCAGAAGGCAGAACTCAATCTTATTGACTGCTTCAACATGGGTTCATCACAGAATTCACCAGATCAGTCTCCACAAGGTGGAGAAGCTGAACCAAGAGTCTTCTCTTGCAACTACTGCCAGAGGAAATTTTATAGTTCACAAGCACTTGGTGGGCATCAGAATGCTCACAAACGTGAGAGGACTCTAGCAAAGAGAGGACAGAGACTTGGAGCGGCGGCGGCGGCTTTCGGGCATTCACCTTGTCACCGATACTCAAGCTTGGCTTCTCTACCTCTACATGGATCATTCAATAGGTCTCTTGGCATTCAGGTTCATTCCATGATCCATAAGCCATCTTACTATCCTACCTCTTCAGGTTCTCCTGGACATCTTTATGGACATCATGGATGGTCTAGACCTCCAATTGATCAACAACCAGCAATTGGGAGGCTAGCAGTAGAGGATTATCATGTAGGACAGGCGGCGGGGCCGTCGTCGAGGAGTGCCGCCGCCCGGTTTGATGCTGTTCGAATGTCTGCTCCTACTGCTGATGAGGGAATTGGTGGGTATTGGTGGGCAGGTAGTGGGCGTTTGAAGACCAACCAAGAGGAATCACAGAAGCTTGACTTGTCGCTCAAGCTCTAA